A single Nisaea sp. DNA region contains:
- a CDS encoding DUF1476 domain-containing protein, translating into MSGFDKRQKGEEAKFAHDSELEFKASARRNKLLGLWVAEEFLGKTGDDAAAYAKEVVVADMEKPGVDDVVEFILKSVEGTGADLSEHRIRHKLEEFMTVALKQLKTEG; encoded by the coding sequence ATGTCAGGTTTCGACAAACGCCAAAAGGGCGAAGAAGCAAAATTTGCACATGATTCCGAGCTCGAATTCAAGGCAAGCGCTCGGCGCAACAAGTTGCTTGGACTCTGGGTTGCCGAAGAGTTTCTCGGCAAGACCGGCGATGACGCGGCTGCCTATGCCAAGGAAGTCGTTGTGGCCGATATGGAAAAGCCAGGCGTCGACGATGTCGTGGAATTCATTCTGAAGAGCGTCGAAGGCACCGGTGCCGATCTTTCCGAACACCGCATCCGCCACAAGCTCGAAGAGTTCATGACGGTTGCGCTGAAGCAGCTCAAGACCGAGGGCTGA
- the purB gene encoding adenylosuccinate lyase, which yields MIPRYSRPEMVKIWEPENKFRIWFEIEAHACDAQAELGVIPKEAAKAVWERGNFDIDRIDEIERETKHDVIAFLTNLAEYVGDEARFVHQGMTSSDVLDTCLAVQLTQASDLLLADLDALLAAIKRRAFEHKMSPTVGRSHGIHAEPLTFGVKLAGYYAEFDRNRTRLLAARAEIATCAISGAVGTFANIDPRVEEHVAEKLGLVAEPVSTQVIPRDRHAMFFATLGVIASSVERLATEIRHLQRTEVREAEEYFSPGQKGSSAMPHKRNPVLTENLTGLARLVRSAVVPAMENVALWHERDISHSSVERMIGPDATVTLDFALARLTGVIDKLLIYPEGMQANLDQLGGLVHSQRVLLGLTQAGMSREDAYQAVQRNAMPVWLEGKDFLTLLKADDAVTALLDAAALESLFDLGYHTKHVDTIFNRVFGES from the coding sequence ATGATCCCGCGCTATTCCCGCCCCGAGATGGTCAAGATCTGGGAGCCCGAGAACAAATTCCGCATCTGGTTCGAGATTGAGGCGCATGCCTGCGACGCACAGGCCGAGCTTGGCGTGATCCCGAAGGAAGCCGCCAAGGCAGTCTGGGAACGCGGCAATTTCGACATCGACCGGATCGACGAGATCGAGCGCGAGACCAAGCATGATGTCATCGCCTTCCTGACCAATCTCGCCGAATATGTTGGCGACGAAGCCCGCTTCGTGCATCAGGGCATGACCTCGTCAGACGTGCTGGATACCTGCCTCGCAGTGCAGCTCACCCAGGCGTCCGATCTGCTGCTGGCTGATCTCGATGCACTGCTGGCCGCGATCAAGCGCCGTGCCTTCGAGCACAAGATGTCCCCGACCGTCGGTCGCAGCCACGGCATCCATGCAGAGCCGCTGACCTTCGGCGTGAAGCTCGCCGGATATTATGCCGAGTTCGACCGTAACCGGACACGGCTGCTGGCAGCGCGGGCGGAAATCGCGACCTGCGCTATTTCCGGCGCCGTCGGCACCTTCGCCAATATCGATCCGCGCGTCGAAGAGCATGTGGCCGAAAAGCTCGGCCTCGTTGCCGAGCCGGTATCGACCCAGGTCATCCCGCGCGACCGTCACGCAATGTTCTTCGCGACCCTCGGTGTCATCGCCAGCTCGGTCGAACGTCTCGCCACCGAGATCCGGCATCTGCAGCGCACCGAAGTCCGCGAGGCCGAGGAGTATTTCTCGCCGGGTCAGAAGGGCTCGTCGGCCATGCCGCACAAGCGCAACCCGGTGCTGACCGAAAACCTGACAGGCCTCGCCCGGCTGGTCCGCTCCGCCGTTGTCCCGGCGATGGAAAACGTTGCCCTCTGGCATGAGCGGGACATTTCCCACTCCTCTGTCGAACGGATGATCGGCCCGGACGCCACCGTGACACTGGACTTTGCCCTCGCCCGCCTGACCGGCGTGATCGACAAGCTGCTGATCTATCCGGAAGGCATGCAGGCGAATCTCGACCAGCTCGGCGGCCTGGTCCACTCCCAGCGCGTGCTGCTCGGCCTGACACAGGCCGGCATGAGCCGGGAAGACGCCTATCAGGCAGTTCAGCGCAACGCGATGCCGGTCTGGCTGGAGGGCAAAGACTTCCTGACCCTGCTGAAGGCTGACGATGCAGTGACCGCGCTGCTCGACGCAGCTGCCCTCGAATCCCTGTTCGATCTCGGCTACCACACCAAGCATGTGGACACGATCTTCAACCGGGTATTCGGCGAGAGCTAA